From the genome of Ovis aries strain OAR_USU_Benz2616 breed Rambouillet chromosome 5, ARS-UI_Ramb_v3.0, whole genome shotgun sequence:
CATGGAATCAGGGAACAAGACACAAATTTCAGaatttctccttctgggactttcAGAGGAGCCAGCATTGCAGCCCCTTATATTTGGGCTTTTCCTCTTCATGTACCTGATCACTGTGATTGGAAACCTGCTCATCATCCTGGCCACCATCTCagacccccacctccacacaccgatgtacttcttcctctccaacctgTCCTTTGTAGATGTCTGTTTTATGTCCACCACCATCCCAAAGATGCTGTGGAACATCCAGACACAGAGCAAAGTCATCACCTATGAAGGCTGCATCATCCAGGTGTATTTTTACTTACTCTTTGCAGCATTAGATGATTTTCTCCTCAccgtgatggcctatgaccggtATGTGGCCATCTGTCAACCCCTGCACTACACAGTCATCATGAACCCTCGGCTCTGCGGACTGTTGGTGCTGCTGTCCTGGATCGTGAGTGCCCTCTTTCCCCTGTTACACAGCCTAACAGTGTTGCAACTGTCCTTCTGCTCAGACTTGGAAATACACCACTTTTTCTGTGAAATCACATGGCTGATCAGACTGGCCTGTTCTGACCCTTTTCTCAATAACATGATGGTGTATTTTGGATCTGTAATTCTCGGGGGTGTTCCCCTGGCTGGCATCCTTTACTCTTACTCTAAGATAGTGTCCTCTATCTGTGAAATCTCATCAGCTCAGGGACAGTATAAAGCATTCTCCACCTGTGCATCTCACCTCTCTGTTGTCTCCTTATTTTACTGTTCAGCCTTAGGAGTGTATCTTAGCTTCACTGCTACCCACAGCTCACACACAAGTGCTATAGTATCGGTGATGTACACTGTGGCCAcacccatgctgaaccccttcatctacagtctgagaaacaaagacataaagaaggctCTGAAAAgattctttgggatgggaatgttTGTAAAAGGGCCATTTGCCCTTGGGCTGAAAAACTGCCCATGATAGCAGGGTCAAAGCCTCATATGGGGATATGTGATTCTTTGATTAGACTATGATAATAGCAATTGCTTCTTCAGTTTATagcctggtatttccatttctttgatttcaGCTTCtctatatgattttaaaagtatcCTTTCTTAACTTTTCTGTTCCCTATCATctaagatttttctcttgttatttttCTACTCTTTCAAATTGATTCAAAACCATGTGTGAAACGTGTAAATTCCCATTTATCTCATGATGCTTCACACATTTCTTAAGAATAAATTCTTCTGAAATTATATACTTTATACtgagtaatttttctttctttttgctaaaAGAATAATCATGAATTGTGCT
Proteins encoded in this window:
- the LOC101103883 gene encoding olfactory receptor 7A17-like; this encodes MESGNKTQISEFLLLGLSEEPALQPLIFGLFLFMYLITVIGNLLIILATISDPHLHTPMYFFLSNLSFVDVCFMSTTIPKMLWNIQTQSKVITYEGCIIQVYFYLLFAALDDFLLTVMAYDRYVAICQPLHYTVIMNPRLCGLLVLLSWIVSALFPLLHSLTVLQLSFCSDLEIHHFFCEITWLIRLACSDPFLNNMMVYFGSVILGGVPLAGILYSYSKIVSSICEISSAQGQYKAFSTCASHLSVVSLFYCSALGVYLSFTATHSSHTSAIVSVMYTVATPMLNPFIYSLRNKDIKKALKRFFGMGMFVKGPFALGLKNCP